Proteins encoded by one window of Deltaproteobacteria bacterium:
- a CDS encoding ABC transporter permease, translated as MQPTLLVFVRRYAPQIGVTSLLAILLAIFMAASPQTFLGPRIYFSFLSTIPFTALLAIGLTFCVASGELDLSFPSVMAVSGLAFSAVFNASGSPTLGIAAALATGVGAGFLNGLLVVTIGVPSIIATIGTQFFWRGAAIVMADGLALNLAGIRETITHDVLVGRLLGHFPAQSLWCLGLAVAFWFVLNRHVFGDALLFLGDNYKAARMMGVGVDKARFGLFMLMGGLSAFVSVLICLEMANWWPTQGEGYLLLVFASVFIGGTSVFGGKATIYGTVVGSIIIGIIEAGVVAAGLAGFWTRLVYGLIIIISVSVHALVLKTKRE; from the coding sequence ATGCAACCGACTCTTTTGGTCTTTGTTCGTCGATACGCCCCCCAGATCGGCGTCACATCGCTCCTGGCGATACTTCTGGCGATTTTCATGGCCGCCAGCCCCCAAACCTTTCTCGGCCCACGCATCTATTTTTCGTTCTTGTCCACGATCCCCTTTACCGCTCTGCTGGCGATCGGCCTGACCTTTTGCGTGGCCTCCGGCGAACTGGACCTGTCGTTTCCGTCGGTCATGGCCGTCAGCGGGCTGGCGTTTTCCGCGGTCTTCAATGCTTCGGGCAGCCCGACTCTGGGAATCGCGGCCGCCTTGGCCACGGGAGTCGGGGCCGGCTTCCTGAACGGCCTGCTGGTGGTCACCATCGGAGTGCCTTCCATCATCGCCACCATTGGCACACAATTCTTCTGGCGCGGCGCGGCCATTGTCATGGCCGACGGATTGGCCCTCAATCTCGCGGGCATCCGGGAGACAATCACCCATGATGTGCTCGTCGGCCGACTCCTGGGGCATTTCCCTGCTCAATCCCTCTGGTGTCTGGGCCTTGCCGTCGCGTTCTGGTTCGTGCTGAACCGCCATGTCTTCGGAGACGCTCTTCTATTTCTGGGCGACAATTACAAGGCCGCCAGGATGATGGGCGTTGGTGTCGACAAGGCCCGATTCGGCCTCTTCATGCTCATGGGAGGGCTCTCGGCCTTTGTCTCGGTGCTCATCTGCCTGGAAATGGCCAATTGGTGGCCGACCCAGGGAGAAGGATACCTGCTCCTGGTCTTCGCCTCCGTCTTCATCGGCGGCACCTCGGTTTTTGGAGGCAAGGCCACCATCTACGGCACGGTAGTCGGCTCGATCATCATCGGCATCATCGAGGCCGGCGTGGTCGCCGCCGGGCTGGCCGGGTTCTGGACCCGGCTCGTCTACGGTCTGATCATCATCATCTCGGTGTCCGTCCATGCCTTGGTGCTGAAAACCAAAAGGGAGTAG
- a CDS encoding sugar ABC transporter ATP-binding protein, whose translation MSKESKNPPILELRDICKSFDGVSALHHIDFRLHPGEVVALLGDNGAGKSTLVKVISGVLQADSGEIRIKGRSIDIHRFTVKAARSLGIETVHQERSLGEKQPLWRNIFMGRHLINRLGFIDVRRERAETLDILNGRLGLRGVGIDADAEVSVLSGGERQGLAIGRAMHFQADIVILDEPTTALSLKEVGKVLDFIGQIRAEGKACLFISHNIGHAYMASDRFFLMDRGVHVGEYSKADLTQDGLLHALVEAAT comes from the coding sequence TTGTCCAAAGAATCAAAAAATCCCCCAATCCTCGAACTCCGCGACATCTGCAAGTCGTTTGACGGGGTGAGCGCCCTTCATCATATCGATTTTCGCCTTCACCCAGGGGAAGTCGTGGCCCTTCTTGGCGACAACGGGGCCGGGAAGTCCACTCTCGTCAAGGTCATCTCGGGAGTGCTTCAGGCCGATTCCGGTGAAATCCGCATCAAAGGTCGATCCATCGACATCCATCGATTCACGGTGAAGGCCGCCAGAAGCCTCGGAATCGAGACGGTCCACCAGGAGCGTTCCCTGGGCGAAAAGCAACCTCTCTGGAGAAACATTTTCATGGGCCGCCACCTGATCAACAGACTCGGATTCATCGATGTCCGACGCGAACGGGCCGAAACCCTGGATATCCTGAACGGTCGCCTGGGGCTTCGGGGAGTCGGCATTGACGCCGATGCCGAGGTCTCGGTGCTTTCAGGCGGGGAGAGACAAGGTTTGGCCATCGGGCGGGCCATGCACTTTCAAGCCGACATCGTCATTCTCGACGAACCGACCACGGCCCTGTCCCTTAAGGAAGTGGGCAAGGTCCTCGACTTCATTGGACAGATCAGGGCGGAAGGCAAGGCCTGTCTGTTCATCTCCCACAACATCGGCCACGCCTACATGGCCTCGGACCGTTTTTTCCTCATGGACCGGGGAGTCCATGTCGGGGAATACAGCAAGGCCGATCTCACCCAGGACGGTCTGCTCCACGCCCTGGTCGAGGCCGCGACATGA
- a CDS encoding peptidase M48 produces the protein MIRLVMCIAMAILLSGCEDTDVGMAIQAGADAVRAITLDDDDLRRLAEDIAAESDRRHVMARPDHPQARRLAGLTDGLKGYQGQEFDFKVYLSPTVNAFAMADGTIRIYGGLMDMMTDDELLFVIGHEMGHVVENHVREKIVLAYAGSAVRKAIASQQNEAGQIARSVFGALAESLLNAQFSQKEEREADDFGVRFLESAGGNRQAAVSALTKLATLGGDHSFLSSHPAPEARAKRLQAKPDDDGPPKNRSWADRSLGWLKRFLL, from the coding sequence ATGATAAGACTCGTGATGTGCATTGCAATGGCCATCCTCCTGTCCGGCTGCGAGGATACTGATGTGGGCATGGCCATTCAGGCCGGAGCGGACGCGGTCCGGGCGATCACGCTGGACGACGACGATCTGAGGCGGTTGGCCGAGGATATCGCTGCGGAGTCCGACCGCAGGCATGTGATGGCCAGGCCGGATCATCCTCAGGCCAGACGATTGGCCGGATTGACCGACGGTTTGAAAGGGTACCAAGGGCAGGAATTCGACTTCAAGGTCTATCTGTCGCCCACGGTCAACGCCTTTGCCATGGCCGACGGAACCATCAGGATTTATGGCGGTCTGATGGACATGATGACCGATGATGAACTGCTTTTCGTCATCGGCCACGAAATGGGGCATGTCGTTGAAAACCACGTCCGGGAGAAAATTGTCCTGGCCTATGCCGGGAGCGCGGTCCGCAAGGCCATCGCCTCGCAGCAGAACGAGGCCGGGCAGATCGCCAGATCGGTTTTTGGCGCCCTGGCCGAGAGTCTGCTCAATGCCCAGTTTTCACAAAAAGAGGAGCGTGAGGCCGACGATTTCGGGGTCCGTTTTCTGGAGTCGGCGGGCGGGAACAGGCAGGCGGCCGTCTCGGCCCTGACCAAGCTGGCCACATTGGGAGGGGACCATTCCTTTCTGTCAAGTCATCCGGCCCCGGAGGCCCGGGCCAAGAGGCTCCAGGCCAAGCCCGATGATGACGGCCCTCCCAAGAACCGATCTTGGGCTGACCGCTCCCTGGGGTGGTTGAAACGTTTCCTGCTTTAG
- a CDS encoding DUF2786 domain-containing protein — translation MSNDDRQLRWGHALAREHERQCWTRGIRMRKPVFVISGSETTLGFWNERQRTIGISSRLIERHPWDYVVEVLKHEMAHQYVSENLADAGQRPHGPLFRQACERLGVHPALQRATSRGSVDDLVKILDPQEGREGEDVIRRVEKLLSLANSENEHEARAASNKACHLLAKYNLSGIGAATIRPAAYISICRKKKRLSVFESYLASVLIEHYHVECVVGSVYDPMADESYRRIHVFGRPASLKVAEHVYEFLARAAERCWDRYKQTTRATYRAKKTFMFGFIEGVHTAHRKRTPSMQAELESELNLPVVSMQAIIEGNKAEIREEVRRLYPRLSRRSVDSGSGSREAFESGRDAGQKVRIRKGLGTKATSSGRALNS, via the coding sequence ATGTCGAATGATGACAGACAGCTAAGATGGGGCCATGCCCTGGCCCGGGAGCACGAGCGGCAATGCTGGACCCGAGGCATTCGCATGAGAAAGCCGGTGTTCGTGATTTCGGGAAGCGAGACGACCCTCGGATTCTGGAACGAGAGGCAAAGGACCATCGGCATCTCCTCGCGGCTGATCGAAAGGCACCCTTGGGATTACGTCGTCGAGGTTCTCAAACATGAGATGGCCCACCAGTATGTATCGGAGAATTTGGCCGATGCCGGGCAAAGGCCGCACGGCCCACTTTTCCGTCAAGCCTGCGAACGGTTGGGTGTGCATCCGGCCCTGCAAAGGGCAACATCCAGGGGAAGTGTCGACGACTTGGTAAAGATACTGGATCCGCAGGAAGGGAGAGAGGGCGAGGATGTCATCCGCAGGGTCGAAAAACTCCTCTCCCTGGCCAATTCAGAGAACGAGCACGAGGCCCGGGCCGCTTCGAACAAAGCCTGTCATCTGCTGGCCAAGTACAATTTGAGCGGAATCGGAGCGGCCACAATTCGACCGGCGGCGTACATATCCATTTGCCGGAAAAAGAAGCGGCTGTCGGTCTTCGAGTCCTATCTGGCCTCGGTCCTGATCGAACACTATCATGTGGAGTGCGTCGTCGGCAGTGTCTACGATCCCATGGCCGACGAGAGCTACAGGCGAATTCATGTGTTCGGCCGGCCAGCGTCCCTGAAGGTCGCCGAGCATGTCTACGAGTTTTTGGCCCGGGCGGCCGAACGATGTTGGGACCGGTACAAGCAGACGACCCGGGCGACGTACCGGGCCAAGAAGACATTCATGTTCGGCTTCATCGAGGGCGTGCACACTGCCCATCGGAAGCGGACGCCATCCATGCAGGCCGAACTCGAAAGCGAGCTGAACCTGCCAGTGGTCTCGATGCAGGCGATCATCGAAGGGAACAAGGCGGAGATTCGGGAGGAGGTGCGTCGTCTCTATCCCCGGTTGTCGCGCCGGTCCGTCGACAGCGGCTCGGGGTCGCGGGAGGCCTTCGAGTCTGGCCGTGACGCCGGGCAAAAGGTCCGGATCCGAAAGGGATTGGGAACGAAGGCGACTAGCTCGGGCCGGGCTCTGAACTCATGA
- a CDS encoding carbon monoxide dehydrogenase — protein sequence MKLAFAGKGGVGKTTICAWIGDYLARQGHDVWMVDADTALSLGQACGLEAGDLPEPLVLRKDLIRERIGRGMMNLNPEVCDLPANLAVDLPLGDDPKPGIRPGRKRLLVMGTVTAAGGGCACEANSLLKAILRHLVVETGGWVLVDLEAGVEHLGRGTVAHVDGLVVVSEPSLRGLQTAAGIGRLARELELARQVLVLNRSPKGASVPMLDGIPDLTTIIPTLPGLVARQLCSASVLGLSDQPGIDALIETILSGLSS from the coding sequence CTACCTGGCTCGCCAAGGACACGACGTCTGGATGGTGGACGCCGACACGGCCCTGTCCCTGGGCCAGGCCTGCGGACTCGAGGCCGGCGACCTGCCCGAGCCCCTGGTTCTCCGAAAAGACCTCATTCGGGAACGCATCGGCAGGGGGATGATGAACCTGAACCCCGAGGTGTGCGACCTGCCGGCCAATCTGGCCGTCGACCTTCCCCTGGGGGACGACCCCAAACCCGGAATCCGACCTGGTCGCAAACGCTTGCTGGTCATGGGAACGGTGACGGCCGCCGGAGGCGGCTGCGCCTGCGAGGCCAATTCCCTCTTGAAGGCCATTTTACGCCATCTTGTGGTCGAAACCGGAGGGTGGGTCCTTGTCGACCTCGAGGCCGGGGTGGAGCATCTGGGCCGGGGCACCGTGGCCCATGTGGACGGCTTGGTGGTGGTCAGCGAACCAAGCCTGCGCGGATTGCAGACTGCGGCCGGCATCGGCCGCCTGGCCAGGGAGCTTGAACTCGCCCGTCAGGTTCTGGTTCTGAACCGTTCCCCCAAGGGGGCCTCGGTTCCCATGTTGGACGGAATTCCCGATCTGACGACGATCATTCCCACTCTGCCCGGCCTCGTGGCCCGGCAACTGTGTTCGGCCTCGGTCCTGGGGCTTTCCGACCAACCTGGAATCGACGCCTTGATCGAAACTATCCTGTCTGGCCTGAGTTCATGA